A window of Flavobacterium branchiarum genomic DNA:
TAATCCAGATTTGTTGATAATCATTAAATCATCAGCATCTGTTACGGCATTAATCGAAATAAGTTTTCCGGTTTTTTCAGTAATATTAAGCGTTTTCACACCTTTACCTCCACGGTTAGTGATTCTGTATACATCTTCACCATCGTCATCAACTAATTTGGTACGTTTTCCGTATCCATTTTCAGTTACAACTAAAATTTGTGAATCATTAACATTGTCTTTATCAACCGTAACCATACCAATTACTTCATCGGTATCATCTTTTAAAGTAATTCCACGAACTCCTGAAGCTGTTCTTCCCATCGGACGGGTTTTAGTTTCTTCAAAACGAACTAATTTACCCGATTTAACAGCCAAAATAATCTGACTTTCTCCATTGGTTAATTTAGCTTCTAATAATTCGTCACCTTCTTTAATAGTAATTGCAGCAACTCCATTTACTCTAGGTTTAGAATATTTCTCTAAAGATGTTTTCTTAACCTGACCTTTTTTAGTTACCATAACTAAGTTATGACTATTGATGTAATCTTTGTCTTTTAAGTCTTGAGTACAGATAAACGCTTTAACTTTATCGTCGCTTTCTATATTTACCAAGTTTTGGATAGCTCTACCTTTTGCGGTTTTACTACCTTCTGGAATTTCGTACACACGCATCCAGAAACATTTTCCTTTTTGAGTAAAGAACATCATATATTGGTGATTGGTTGCAACGAACATATGCTCAAGGAAATCTTGATCTCTTGTTCCTGCGCTTTTTTGTCCAACTCCACCTCTATTTTGAGTTTTGTATTCCGTAAGGTTTGTACGTTTGATGTAACCTGCATGCGAAATTGTAATTACCACATTCTCATCTGCAATTAAATCTTCGATACTAACATCTCCACCAGAATATTCAATTCTAGAACGGCGTTCATCCCCGTATTTATCACGGATCTCGATTAGTTCTTCTTTAATTAAATTAGTTCTCAATTCAACATCAGCCAATAACGCTTTCAAGTGATCGATTAATTTCATTAACTCTTCGTATTCAGCTCTTAACTTGTCTTGTTCCAGACCTGTTAATTGACGCAAACGCATTTCTACAATCGCACGCGCTTGAATATCTGATAATTTAAATCTTTCGATTAATTTCTCACGAGCTTCTTCCGTATTTTTCGAACCTCTTATTAAAGCAATTACTTCATCAATATTATCTGATGCGATAATTAAACCTTCTAAGATATGCGCTCTTTCTTCGGCTTTGCGTAATTCAAATTGCGTTCTACGAACTACTACATCGTGACGGTGCTCAATAAAATAGTGAATCATATCTTTTAGATTCAACATTTGTGGACGCCCTTTTACTAATGCAATATTGTTTACACTAAATGAAGATTGTAGTTGTGTATACTTATATAATGTATTTAAAACTACGTTTGGCGTTGCATCACGTTTAAGGATATATACGATACGCATACCGTTTCTATCAGACTCATCACGGATGTTTGCAATTCCGTCGATTTTTTTATCATTAACCAAATCAGCAGTACGTTTGATCATTTCTGCTTTATTGACTTGGTAAGGAATTTCGGTTACAATGATACATTCTCTACCATCTACTTCTTCAAAACCAACTTTGGCACGCATAACAATACGTCCTCTACCAGTTTTAAATGCTTCACAAACACCTTCGTACCCATATATTATACCACCAGTTGGAAAATCAGGTGCTTTAATATGAGTGATTAATTCGTCTATTTCAATATCGTTATTTTCAAGGTAAGCAAGCGTACCATTGATCACTT
This region includes:
- the gyrA gene encoding DNA gyrase subunit A; its protein translation is MSEGEKLIPINIEDEMKSAYIDYSMSVIVSRALPDVRDGLKPVHRRVLYGMYDLGVFSNKAHKKSARIVGEVLGKYHPHGDTSVYDAMVRMAQEWSLRYLLVDGQGNFGSVDGDSPAAMRYTEARMRKISEEIMADIEKETVDFQLNFDDTLYEPKVMPTRVPTLLINGATGIAVGMATNMPPHNLTEVINGTLAYLENNDIEIDELITHIKAPDFPTGGIIYGYEGVCEAFKTGRGRIVMRAKVGFEEVDGRECIIVTEIPYQVNKAEMIKRTADLVNDKKIDGIANIRDESDRNGMRIVYILKRDATPNVVLNTLYKYTQLQSSFSVNNIALVKGRPQMLNLKDMIHYFIEHRHDVVVRRTQFELRKAEERAHILEGLIIASDNIDEVIALIRGSKNTEEAREKLIERFKLSDIQARAIVEMRLRQLTGLEQDKLRAEYEELMKLIDHLKALLADVELRTNLIKEELIEIRDKYGDERRSRIEYSGGDVSIEDLIADENVVITISHAGYIKRTNLTEYKTQNRGGVGQKSAGTRDQDFLEHMFVATNHQYMMFFTQKGKCFWMRVYEIPEGSKTAKGRAIQNLVNIESDDKVKAFICTQDLKDKDYINSHNLVMVTKKGQVKKTSLEKYSKPRVNGVAAITIKEGDELLEAKLTNGESQIILAVKSGKLVRFEETKTRPMGRTASGVRGITLKDDTDEVIGMVTVDKDNVNDSQILVVTENGYGKRTKLVDDDGEDVYRITNRGGKGVKTLNITEKTGKLISINAVTDADDLMIINKSGLTIRMAIEDLRVMGRATQGVRLINLKGKDSIAAVTKVMKDDVAEVVVDEDGNVIESAIERVKPDLEVLEDDGTVEDDDEEDDVEEDDAEDDSEEEEESEE